Proteins co-encoded in one Astyanax mexicanus isolate ESR-SI-001 chromosome 1, AstMex3_surface, whole genome shotgun sequence genomic window:
- the LOC103044174 gene encoding suppressor of cytokine signaling 6, translating to MKKISLKTFRKPFNMKGKEDGDFMILQKPSLASEFAKDDALFGGCYAKELACDLHTEDNRGHKNRSKSEGLMGTLKRRLSTKQKAKGGKGGSTSMGSGDDDDTFSSSSVPISFNEVKAQRPLRSSSLRSHHYSPAPWPIRPVDPDEACINMEVKVKAMVHTPSPSPSLNGIRKEFHDIQIEGLFDDRSESLRNLESQNGDLHLNIEEHVPVVLGLAPQDYIQYTMPLDEGMYPDSSHSFCLDGSSPMEVMEQVDADSMNVDQGQDDLLSSDMLMDQSVSGLILGNPGIVLQSSSRADAPLLSPSLSPLSSSEIQRTYSGFSATDSHVAERMRHHLNFDPNSAPGVSRVYDSVQSSGPMVVTSLTEELKKLAKQGWYWGPITRWEAEEKLLDLPDGSFLVRDSSDDRYLLSLSFRSQSKTLHTRIEHSNGRFSFYEQPDVEGHTSIVDLIEHSIKDSENGAFCYSRSRLPGSATYPVRLTNPVSRFMQVRSLQYLCRFVIRQYTRIDLIQKLPLPNKMKDYLQEKHY from the coding sequence ATGAAGAAGATCAGCCTTAAGACGTTCCGAAAACCTTTCAACATGAAGGGCAAAGAGGACGGGGATTTTATGATACTCCAGAAGCCATCGCTGGCTTCCGAGTTTGCCAAAGACGATGCGCTCTTTGGAGGCTGCTACGCCAAAGAGCTGGCTTGCGATCTCCACACAGAGGACAACAGGGGCCACAAGAACAGGTCTAAGAGCGAAGGTCTGATGGGCACCTTAAAGAGGAGGCTTTCTACCAAGCAGAAAGCCAAAGGTGGTAAAGGTGGGTCAACCTCCATGGGCTCAGGAGATGACGATGATACATTCTCGTCCTCCTCAGTACCAATAAGCTTTAATGAAGTCAAAGCCCAGAGGCCTTTAAGGTCCTCCTCACTCCGCAGCCACCACTATAGCCCTGCCCCGTGGCCCATTAGGCCTGTGGACCCTGATGAAGCATGCATAAACATGGAGGTTAAGGTAAAAGCCATGGTTCACACCCCAAGCCCTAGCCCTTCTCTCAATGGTATTCGTAAGGAATTTCATGACATCCAGATCGAGGGCCTTTTTGACGATCGGAGTGAATCTCTGAGGAACCTGGAGTCTCAGAATGGTGACTTGCATTTAAACATTGAAGAACATGTGCCTGTAGTCCTTGGACTTGCTCCTCAGGACTACATTCAGTACACAATGCCTTTAGATGAGGGAATGTACCCCGATTCTTCCCACTCTTTTTGCTTGGATGGTTCCTCACCAATGGAGGTGATGGAACAAGTTGACGCTGACTCAATGAATGTGGACCAGGGTCAGGATGACCTTTTGTCATCGGATATGCTTATGGACCAGTCTGTGAGCGGGCTTATCCTGGGGAATCCGGGAATAGTCCTTCAAAGTAGTTCCAGAGCAGATGCTCCTTTGCTGTCCCCATCCCTTTCTCCTCTTTCCAGCAGTGAAATTCAGAGAACCTATTCTGGATTCAGCGCCACGGATTCACATGTTGCTGAACGGATGAGGCATCATCTTAATTTCGACCCAAATTCTGCTCCCGGTGTAAGCAGGGTGTACGACTCAGTCCAAAGCAGTGGACCCATGGTCGTAACAAGCCTTACAGAGGAACTGAAGAAACTAGCCAAGCAGGGTTGGTACTGGGGACCAATAACTCGATGGGAAGCAGAAGAAAAGCTTCTCGACCTTCCAGACGGATCGTTTTTGGTCCGTGACAGCTCAGATGACCGGTATCTCCTTAGTTTAAGCTTCCGGTCGCAGAGCAAGACTCTCCATACCCGAATTGAACATTCGAACGGAAGGTTTAGTTTTTACGAGCAGCCGGATGTAGAAGGACACACATCCATAGTGGATCTCATTGAGCACTCGATAAAAGACTCTGAAAATGGTGCATTCTGTTACTCCAGATCGCGCCTGCCTGGGTCAGCCACGTACCCAGTTCGACTGACCAATCCTGTCTCTCGGTTCATGCAGGTGCGCTCTCTGCAGTACTTGTGCCGGTTTGTTATTCGGCAGTACACGCGCATAGATCTTATTCAGAAACTGCCTTTACCGAACAAAATGAAAGATTACTTGCAGGAAAAGCACTACTGA